Proteins from one Phocoena sinus isolate mPhoSin1 chromosome 8, mPhoSin1.pri, whole genome shotgun sequence genomic window:
- the MADD gene encoding MAP kinase-activating death domain protein isoform X22: MSLREDTSFVFTLTDKDTGVTRYGICVNFYRSFQKRVPKEKGEAGAGSRGKEGPHATCISEEVGTESSESGPSLQPPSADSTPDVNQSPRGKHRAKAESRSRNSTLTSLCVLSHYPFFSTFRECLYTLKRLVDCCSERLLGKKLGIPRGIQRDTMWRIFTGSLLVEEKSSALLHDLREIEAWIYRLLRSPVPVSGQKRVDIEVLPQELQQALTFALPDPSRFTLVDFPLHLPLELLGVDACLQVLTCILLEHKVVLQSRDYNALSMSVMAFVAMIYPLEYMFPVIPLLPTCMASAEQLLLAPTPYIIGVPASFFLYKLDFKMPDDVWLVDLDSSRVIAPTNAEVLPILPEPESLELKKHLKQALASMSLNTQPILNLEKFHEGQEIPLLLGRPSNDLQSTPSTEFNPLIYGNDVDSVDVATRVAMVRFFNSPNVLQGFQMHTRTLRLFPRPVVAFQAGSFLASRPRQTPFAEKLARTQAVEYFGEWILNPTNYAFQRIHNNTFDPALIGDKPKWYTHQLQPVHYRVYDSSSHLAEALSVPPEHDSDSDPTDDSGSDSMDYDDSSSSYSSLGDFVSEMMKCDINGDTPNVDPLTHAALGDASEVAIDELQSQKEAEEPGPDSENSQENPPLRSSSSTTASSSPSTVIHGASSEPADSTEMDDKAAVGVSKSLPSVPPSTGKVNVDRHQTEIGEGSVRRRTYDNPYFEPQYGFPPEEDDDEQGESYTPRFSQHVSGNRAQKLLRPNSLKLASDSDAESDSRASSPTSTVSNNSTEGFGGIMSFASSLYRNHSTSFSLSNLTLPTKGAREKTTPFPSLKVFGLNTLMEIVTEAGPGSGEGNRRALVDQKSSVIKHSPTVKREPPSPQGRSSNSSENQQFLKEVVHSVLDGQGVGWLNTKKVRRLLESEQLRVFVLSKLSRAAQSEDEAQQDIIPDVEVGRKVYKGMLDLLKCTVLSLEQSYAHAGLGGMASIFALLEIAQTHYYSKEPDKRKRSPTESVNTPIGKDPGLAWRGDPKAMAQLRVPQLGPRAPSASGKSPKELDTRSLKEENFVASIGPEVIKPTFDLGETEEKKSQVSADSGVSLTSGPQRTDPDSVLGVSPAVMIRSSSQDSEVSTVVGEHHAGILVSNSSGETLGADSDLSSNAGDGPGGEGGTHLAGSRGTLSDSEIETNSATSAIFGKAHNLKPSVKEKLVGSPVRFSEDVSQRVYLYEGLLGRDKGSMWDQLEDAAMETFSISKERSTLWDQMQFWEDAFLDAVMLEREGMGMDQGPQEMIDRYLSLGEHDRKRLEDDEDRLLATLLHNLISYMLLMKVNKNDIRKKVRRLMGKSHIGLVYSQQINEVLDQLANLNGRDLSIRSSGSRHMKKQTFVVHAGTDTNGDIFFMEVCDDCVVLRSNIGTVYERWWYEKLINMTYCPKTKVLCLWRRNGSETQLNKFYTKKCRELYYCVKDSMERAAARQQSIKPGPELGGEFPVQDMKTGEGGLLQVTLEGINLKFMHNQVFIELNHIKKCNTVRGVFVLEEFVPEIKEVVSHKYKTPMAHEICYSVLCLFSYVAAVRSSEEDLRTPPRPVSS, translated from the exons ATGAGCCTGCGTGAGGACACCTCTTTTGTCTTCACTCTCACCGACAAGGACACCGGAGTCACGCGTTATGGCATCTGTGTTAACTTCTACCGCTCCTTCCAAAAGCGCGTGCCTAAGGAAAAGGGGGAGGCCGGGGCAGGGTCCCGTGGGAAGGAAGGACCCCACGCCACCTGCATCTCAGAAGAGGTTGGCACCGAGAGCTCGGAGAGTGGCCCGTCCCTGCAGCCTCCCAGTGCCGACTCTACCCCGGATGTGAACCAGTCTCCTCGGGGCAAACACCGGGCCAAGGCGGAGAGCCGTTCCCGCAACAGCACTCTGACGTCCCTGTGTGTGCTCAGCCATTACCCCTTCTTCTCCACCTTCCGAGAGTGTCTGTACACCCTCAAACGTCTGGTGGACTGCTGTAGTGAGCGACTGCTGGGCAAGAAACTGGGCATCCCTCGAGGCATACAAAG GGACACCATGTGGCGCATCTTTACTGGATCGTTGTTAGTGGAGGAGAAGTCAAGTGCCCTTCTGCACGACCTTCGAGAGATTGAGGCCTGGATCTATCGATTGCTGCGCTCCCCAGTACCCGTCTCAGGGCAGAAGCGAGTGGACATTGAGGTCCTGCCCCAGGAGCTCCAGCAAGCTCTGACCTTTGCGCTTCCAGACCCCTCTCGATTCACCCTAGTGGATTTCCCACTGCACCTTCCCTTGGAACTTCTGGGTGTGGATGCCTGTCTTCAGGTGCTAACCTGCATCCTGTTAGAGCACAAG GTGGTGCTGCAGTCCCGAGACTACAACGCACTCTCCATGTCTGTGATGGCATTTGTGGCAATGATTTATCCCTTGGAGTATATGTTTCCTGTTATTCCACTGCTGCCCACCTGCATGGCGTCCGCAGAACAG CTGCTGTTGGCTCCGACGCCGTACATCATCGGTGTCCCTGCCAGCTTCTTCCTCTACAAACTGGACTTCAAAATGCCTGATGACGTATGGCTAGTGGATCTGGACAGCAGTAGG GTGATTGCCCCCACCAATGCAGAAGTGCTGCCTATCCTTCCAGAACCAGAATCACTAGAgttgaaaaaacatttaaaacag GCCCTCGCCAGCATGAGTCTCAACACCCAGCCCATCCTCAATCTGGAGAAATTCCACGAAGGCCAGGAGATCCCTCTTCTCTTGGGAAGGCCTTCTAATGACCTGCAGTCTACACCTTCCACTGAATTCAACCCACTCATCTATGGCAACGATGTGGACTCTGTGGATGTCGCAACCAG AGTGGCCATGGTCCGTTTCTTCAACTCCCCCAACGTGCTGCAGGGCTTTCAGATGCACACGCGTACCCTGCGTCTCTTCCCCCGGCCCGTGGTAGCTTTCCAAGCTGGCTCCTTTCTAGCCTCACGTCCCCGGCAGACTCCTTTTGCTGAGAAACTGGCCAGGACTCAGGCTGTGGAGTACTTTGGAGAATGGATCCTCAACCCCACCAACTATGCCTTTCAGCGGATTCACAACA ACACATTCGATCCAGCCCTGATAGGCGACAAGCCGAAGTGGTACACCCACCAGCTGCAGCCTGTCCACTATCGAGTGTATGACAGCAGTTCCCACCTGGCCGAGGCGCTGAGCGTGCCGCCGGAGCACGACTCTGACTCTGACCCTACTGATGACAG CGGCAGTGATAGTATGGATTATGATGACTCAAGCTCTTCTTACTCTTCCCTTGGTGACTTTGTCAGTGAGATGATGAAATGTGACATCAATGGTGATACTCCTA ACGTGGATCCTCTGACACACGCGGCACTGGGGGATGCCAGTGAGGTAGCTATTGATGAGCTCCAGAGccagaaggaagcagaggaaCCTGGCCCAGACAGCGAGAACTCTCAGGAAAACCCCCCTCTGCGTTCCAGCTCCAGCACCACCGCCAGCAGTAGCCCCAGCACCGTTATCCATGGAGCCAGTTCT GAACCTGCCGACTCAACGGAGATGGATGATAAGGCAGCAGTAGGCGTCTCCAAGTCCCTCCCCAGCGTGCCTCCCAGCACTGGCAAAGTGAACGTGGACAGGCATCAGACAGAAATTGGAGAGGGGTCAGTGCGCCGGCGAACCTATGATAATCCATACTTCGAGCCCCAGTATGGCTTTCCCCCTGAGGAAGATGATGATGAGCAGGGGGAAAGTTACACTCCCCGATTCAGCCAACATGTCAGTGGCAATCG GGCTCAAAAGCTGCTGCGGCCCAACAGCTTGAAACTGGCAAGTGACTCAGATGCAGAGTCAGACTCCCGAGCGAGCTCGCCCACCTCCACCGTCTCCAACAACAGCACTGAGGGCTTCGGGGGCATCATGTCTTTTGCCA GCAGTCTGTATCGGAACCACAGTACGAGCTTCAGTCTTTCAAATCTCACACTGCCTACCAAAGGAGCGCGAGAGAAAACCACGCCCTTCCCCAGTCTGAAAG TATTTGGGCTAAATACTCTAATGGAGATTGTTACTGAAGCCGGCCCCGGGAGTGGTGAAG GAAACAGGAGGGCCTTAGTGGACCAGAAGTCATCGGTCATTAAACACAGCCCAACAGTGAAAAGAGAGCCTCCATCACCTCAGGGTCGATCCAGCAATTCTAg TGAGAACCAGCAGTTCCTGAAGGAGGTGGTGCACAGCGTGCTGGACGGCCAGGGAGTCGGCTGGCTCAACACGAAGAAGGTGCGACGGCTGCTGGAGAGCGAGCAGCTTAGAGTCTTCGTCCTGAGCAAGCTGAGCCGCGCGGCGCAGTCAGAGGACGAGGCCCAGCAGGACATCATCCCAGATGTG GAGGTCGGTCGGAAGGTGTACAAGGGCATGTTAGACCTGCTCAAGTGCACGGTCCTCAGTCTGGAGCAGTCCTACGCCCACGCAGGTCTGGGTGGCATGGCCAGCATCTTTGCGCTTCTGGAGATCGCCCAGACCCACTACTATAGTAAAG AACCAGACAAGCGGAAGAGAAGTCCAACAGAGAGTGTAAATACACCAATTGGCAAGGATCCTGGCCTGGCTTGGCGGGGGGACCCAAAGGCCATGGCACAGCTGAGAGTCCCCCAGCTGGGACCTCGGGCACCAAGTGCCTCAGGAAAGAGTCCCAAGGAACTGGACACCAGAAGTCTAAAGGAGGAGAACTTTGTAGCATCCATCG GGCCTGAAGTAATCAAACCCACCTTTGACCTTGGtgagacagaggagaaaaagtCCCAAGTCAGCGCAGACAGTGGTGTGAGCCTGACGTCTGGTCCCCAG AGGACTGATCCAGATTCTGTCCTTGGTGTGAGTCCAGCCGTTATGATCCGAAGCTCGAGTCAGGACTCTGAAGTTAGCACCGTGGTAGGGGAACACCACGCTGGCATCTTG gtGAGTAATAGCTCTGGAGAGACCCTCGGAGCGGACAGTGACCTGAGCAGCAATGCAGGTGATGGCCCAGGCGGTGAGGGCGGCACCCACTTGGCAGGCTCTAGAGGCACGTTGTCTGATAGTGAAATTGAAACCAACTCTGCCACCAGTGCCATCTTT GGTAAAGCCCACAACTTGAAGCCAAGTGTAAAGGAGAAGCTGGTGGGCAGCCCAGTTCGCTTTTCTGAAGATGTAAGCCAGCGAGTCTATCTCTACGAGGGACTCCTAG GAAGGGACAAAGGATCGATGTGGGACCAGTTAGAGGATGCTGCTATGGAGACCTTTTCTATAA GCAAAGAGCGTTCTACTTTATGGGACCAAATGCAGTTCTGGGAAGATGCGTTCTTAGATGCTGTGATGTTGGAGAGAGAGGGGATGGGTATGGACCAGGGTCCCCAGGAAATGATAGACAG GTACCTGTCCCTAGGAGAACATGACCGGAAGCGCCTAGAGGATGATGAAGATCGTTTGCTGGCCACGCTCTTGCACAACCTCATCTCCTACATGCTGCTGATGAAG GTAAATAAGAATGATATCCGGAAGAAGGTGAGGCGCCTGATGGGAAAGTCGCATATTGGGCTTGTGTACAGCCAGCAAATCAACGAAGTGCTTGACCAGCTGGCAAACCTG AATGGACGAGATCTCTCTATCCGGTCCAGTGGCAGCCGGCACATGAAGAAGCAGACATTTGTGGTACATGCGGGGACAGACACAAATGGAGATATCTTTTTCATGGAG GTGTGTGACGACTGCGTGGTGCTACGTAGTAACATCGGGACAGTGTACGAGCGCTGGTGGTATGAGAAGCTCATCAACATGACCTACTGTCCCAAGACCAAGGTGCTATGCTTGTGGCGTAGAAACGGCTCTGAGACCCAGCTCAACAAATTCTATACTAAGAAG TGCCGGGAGCTGTACTACTGCGTGAAGGATAGCATGGAGCGCGCTGCCGCCCGACAGCAGAGCATCAAACCCG GGCCGGAGCTGGGTGGCGAGTTCCCCGTGCAGGACATGAAGACTGGCGAGGGTGGCTTGCTGCAGGTCACCCTAGAAGGGATCAATCTCAAGTTCATGCACAACCAG GTTTTCATAGAGCTGAATCACATTAAAAAGTGCAATACAGTTCGAGGCGTCTTTGTCCTGGAGGAATTTG